One genomic segment of Armatimonadota bacterium includes these proteins:
- a CDS encoding DUF2892 domain-containing protein codes for MYVERSLRLIAGVAVTATVLAALLVNRWWLVVTLLVGINLLQSGFTDWCPMKWLLERRRKLA; via the coding sequence ATGTATGTGGAACGAAGCCTGCGCCTTATCGCAGGAGTGGCGGTCACGGCAACGGTTCTCGCCGCGCTGCTGGTGAATCGCTGGTGGCTGGTAGTAACACTGCTCGTCGGGATCAACCTGCTCCAGAGCGGGTTCACAGACTGGTGTCCGATGAAGTGGCTGCTGGAACGCCGCCGCAAGCTGGCGTAG
- a CDS encoding efflux RND transporter permease subunit, translating into MSHERQHGAVGPAQPRDGIAGRIAAAFINSRLTPLIIIASLALGLFAVLKTPREEEPQIIVPMMDVIVTMPGVTAREVERRVSVPMEKLLWEIPGVEYITTTSSPGQSLVTVRFRVGEDETASLVRLREKLQSNYSIIPPGASLPIIKARSIDDVPVLAITLHSANSSAYQLRLLASRLEETIKQTPDVSATRIIGGPRRRLLVDLSAARLAAFHVTPLAVADSIRHANQRSQAGAFTQSNAQIAVDAGEYLRSAADVSHVVVSVVGARPICVGDVASVHEGPARPTNYVLFGYGRAAHRADAPALEPAVTISVAKRKGTSAVAVADAVMVRVNALRGSLLPDDVRLTVTRNYGETANEKASELLFHMLIAVVSVTLLIAVVLGIRESLVVAIAIPVTLALTLLVFYLYGYTLNRITLFALIFSIGILVDDAIVVVENIVRHYRMPAGTHASPIAAAVRAVDEVGNPTILATFTVIAAILPMAMVGGLMGPYMRPIPVGASAAMLFSLAVAFIVTPWAAYRLLHKSPTHEPPRMEAPGREEDRTDRLTRLYRAIMVPLLRSTRARLAFFTLVGLLMVGAVALLFTKSVIVKMLPFDNKNEFQIIVDMPNGTTLEQTAAAARALGDYVARIPEVSNYQLSIGTSSPFNFNGLVRHYYMRDKAWQADIQVNLVPKADRRAGSHDIVKRIRPDIARIARNWGVRVKVAEVPPGPPVQETLVAEVYGPTAESRLAAAARIKQIFTTTAGVTDVDWTVDDAQPTWQFHVDREKAALSGVDSAEIAQTLQLALGGQEVGLAHDPEAREDVPLDVRLSRNDRSGIAALESLNVAGSNGSMVPLGELVHARRIAADTSRYRKNLLPVIYVTGDVTGRQESPVYAILAMNPRLAALRFPGGARMNILSIRQPRSTDHLSMKWDGEWQITYEVFRDLGIAFAGVLVIIYILVVGWFQSFTTPLVIMAPIPLTLIGILPAHAALGAFFTATSMIGFIAGAGIIVRNSIILVDFIDLRLRQGMPLEQAVIDAGVTRFRPMLLTAAAVIVGSSVILFDPIFQGLAISLMAGEVASTLISRFTVPVLYFGMKRRQSGAAA; encoded by the coding sequence ATGAGTCACGAACGGCAGCACGGCGCCGTAGGCCCGGCGCAGCCGCGTGACGGTATCGCCGGCCGCATTGCCGCGGCCTTCATCAACTCGCGTCTCACGCCGCTGATAATCATTGCCTCGTTAGCCCTCGGTCTCTTCGCCGTCCTGAAAACTCCTCGGGAAGAAGAGCCACAGATTATCGTACCGATGATGGACGTGATCGTTACGATGCCGGGTGTCACTGCACGCGAGGTCGAACGGCGGGTCAGCGTACCCATGGAGAAGCTGCTGTGGGAAATTCCTGGAGTGGAGTACATCACCACCACCTCCTCACCTGGCCAGTCGCTGGTTACTGTCCGCTTCCGCGTCGGTGAAGATGAAACCGCAAGCCTTGTCCGCCTTCGCGAAAAGCTGCAGTCCAATTACAGCATCATTCCCCCCGGCGCCTCGCTTCCCATCATCAAGGCTCGTTCTATTGATGATGTTCCGGTGCTGGCGATAACGCTCCACAGCGCCAACAGTTCGGCCTACCAGCTCCGCCTGCTTGCTTCACGCCTCGAAGAGACGATCAAGCAGACGCCGGATGTGTCGGCGACGCGCATCATCGGCGGCCCACGAAGGAGGCTGCTGGTTGACCTGAGCGCCGCGCGGCTCGCAGCGTTCCATGTGACGCCGCTGGCAGTTGCCGACTCGATCCGCCACGCCAACCAGCGGTCGCAAGCAGGCGCCTTTACACAGAGCAATGCGCAGATCGCGGTGGACGCCGGCGAATACCTCCGGAGCGCCGCCGATGTATCTCACGTTGTGGTCTCGGTGGTAGGGGCTCGGCCGATCTGTGTGGGAGACGTGGCTTCAGTACATGAGGGTCCGGCGCGGCCAACCAACTACGTGCTCTTCGGTTACGGCAGGGCAGCGCATCGCGCAGATGCGCCCGCGCTGGAACCGGCCGTGACCATTAGCGTGGCAAAGCGCAAGGGGACGAGCGCAGTTGCCGTGGCAGATGCCGTGATGGTTCGCGTCAACGCGCTGCGCGGATCGCTTCTGCCGGACGACGTGCGGCTCACGGTGACACGCAATTACGGCGAAACTGCAAACGAAAAGGCCAGCGAGCTCCTGTTTCACATGCTGATCGCCGTGGTCTCCGTGACGCTGCTCATCGCAGTTGTCCTCGGTATACGGGAGTCGCTCGTGGTGGCGATCGCCATTCCGGTGACACTGGCGCTGACGCTGCTGGTCTTCTACCTCTATGGCTACACGCTGAACCGGATCACGCTCTTTGCACTCATATTCTCCATTGGTATCCTCGTGGATGATGCGATTGTGGTGGTAGAGAACATCGTGCGGCACTACCGGATGCCCGCCGGCACTCACGCCAGCCCAATCGCGGCCGCCGTCCGTGCGGTGGATGAAGTCGGCAATCCCACGATACTGGCTACGTTTACGGTTATCGCCGCGATTTTGCCGATGGCAATGGTCGGAGGCTTGATGGGCCCATATATGCGTCCCATTCCGGTCGGCGCCTCGGCCGCCATGCTCTTCTCGCTTGCTGTGGCGTTTATCGTGACGCCCTGGGCCGCGTACCGCCTGCTTCACAAAAGCCCAACCCACGAACCGCCGAGGATGGAAGCGCCAGGGCGAGAGGAAGATAGAACGGATCGGCTCACGCGACTCTATCGCGCCATTATGGTTCCGCTTCTGAGGTCGACGCGCGCGCGGCTTGCCTTCTTCACACTGGTCGGTCTGCTGATGGTCGGAGCGGTTGCGCTGCTCTTCACCAAATCGGTGATCGTTAAAATGCTCCCCTTCGATAACAAGAACGAGTTTCAGATCATCGTGGATATGCCCAACGGCACAACTCTGGAGCAGACTGCAGCGGCTGCCCGCGCTCTTGGCGACTACGTGGCGCGCATTCCAGAGGTAAGCAACTACCAACTCAGCATCGGCACATCATCGCCATTCAACTTCAACGGCCTCGTTCGCCACTATTACATGAGGGATAAGGCATGGCAAGCAGACATCCAGGTGAACCTCGTGCCGAAGGCCGACCGCAGGGCCGGCAGCCATGATATCGTCAAGCGCATACGGCCCGATATCGCTCGCATCGCGCGGAATTGGGGTGTGCGGGTGAAGGTTGCCGAAGTACCGCCGGGTCCGCCGGTGCAGGAAACACTGGTCGCGGAGGTCTACGGGCCAACCGCCGAATCCAGGCTCGCCGCCGCGGCGCGCATCAAACAGATATTCACCACAACTGCCGGCGTCACGGATGTGGACTGGACGGTGGACGATGCCCAACCTACCTGGCAATTCCACGTGGACCGCGAGAAGGCGGCGCTGAGCGGAGTCGACTCTGCCGAAATTGCGCAGACACTGCAGCTGGCGCTCGGCGGCCAGGAAGTGGGGCTGGCACACGACCCGGAAGCGCGTGAGGACGTGCCGTTGGATGTTCGGTTGAGCCGGAACGATCGAAGCGGCATTGCTGCACTGGAGAGCCTCAACGTGGCCGGATCCAACGGATCCATGGTACCGCTTGGAGAACTCGTCCACGCGCGCCGGATCGCCGCCGATACCAGCAGGTACCGCAAGAACCTGCTGCCGGTGATCTACGTCACCGGTGACGTCACGGGCCGGCAGGAGAGCCCGGTTTATGCCATCCTGGCCATGAATCCCAGGCTGGCCGCGCTTCGCTTTCCGGGTGGCGCGCGCATGAACATCCTCTCCATTCGTCAGCCGCGCTCCACGGACCACCTCTCCATGAAATGGGACGGCGAATGGCAGATCACTTACGAGGTGTTCCGTGACCTCGGAATAGCCTTTGCGGGCGTTCTGGTCATCATCTACATTCTGGTGGTAGGCTGGTTTCAGTCCTTTACAACGCCACTCGTGATCATGGCTCCAATCCCACTGACGCTCATCGGCATACTGCCGGCGCATGCCGCGCTGGGAGCGTTCTTCACCGCGACGTCGATGATTGGGTTTATCGCGGGAGCCGGCATCATCGTTCGGAACTCAATCATTCTCGTCGACTTCATCGATCTTCGACTGCGCCAGGGAATGCCGCTCGAACAGGCCGTCATCGATGCCGGTGTTACGCGATTTCGACCCATGCTGCTGACTGCGGCCGCCGTGATAGTCGGTTCATCCGTAATCCTGTTCGACCCGATATTCCAGGGCCTTGCGATCTCGCTGATGGCGGGCGAAGTCGCATCAACTCTCATATCACGCTTCACCGTGCCGGTCCTCTACTTCGGCATGAAGCGCCGCCAGTCCGGCGCCGCCGCGTAA
- a CDS encoding efflux RND transporter periplasmic adaptor subunit yields MTVGNPTTDSQRPLSRPGRKVAAASGAVFVAVGLFTLLRMESTSAHAAPAVTAPVTTVITAAAAATWVPEYVTASGTVEAQQRADLSSRITSRVTAVMVHMGERVKRGELLMTLDGRDLTAAEAQATADVNTARAGLQMAHVRAAMEAATSVAGIADAAAHVNEAAAAMSAAEARLQRTTAGPRPQERAQAALAVNEAHASFALAQQNLMRMTQLHDEGAISDQTMDESRSQFQVAQARWQTAQQAQSLTAEGSRAEDVRAAQEAVAQAGAGLKSARAALQQSRAIAMQVQVRRQEVISARAQLAQSAASLNAAVVTSTYTRITAPFDGVVAQRMADPGAMAVPGVPLLTVQGGRLRLLVQAPERVLGRIAAGSLVPLSIGGGSWVMAPVAEIAPEGDNTSHTFAVKIDLPNSYDGAVGAFGRAKFVIGARREILVPQAAVMSRQGLRFVMVAAAGIVHLRLVETGERVGKLVAVSSGLNAGERVVAVPVEGLRDGAKVQQ; encoded by the coding sequence ATGACAGTTGGAAACCCAACTACCGATTCTCAACGGCCCCTTTCGCGGCCGGGCCGTAAAGTGGCGGCGGCTTCCGGCGCCGTTTTTGTCGCCGTGGGCCTCTTCACCTTGCTGCGAATGGAATCGACTTCGGCGCATGCGGCCCCCGCAGTTACCGCTCCGGTCACCACGGTCATCACAGCGGCCGCAGCGGCGACATGGGTGCCGGAGTACGTCACGGCATCAGGAACCGTTGAAGCGCAGCAGCGGGCCGATCTCTCATCGCGCATCACCTCCCGCGTCACGGCGGTGATGGTCCACATGGGTGAACGGGTGAAGCGCGGTGAGCTTCTGATGACCCTGGATGGCCGCGACCTCACAGCTGCCGAGGCGCAGGCGACGGCTGACGTGAACACGGCGCGAGCCGGTTTGCAGATGGCGCATGTGAGGGCCGCAATGGAGGCCGCAACCAGCGTGGCCGGCATTGCCGATGCGGCCGCGCACGTCAACGAGGCAGCGGCCGCAATGAGCGCGGCTGAGGCCCGCCTTCAGCGCACCACCGCTGGTCCGCGGCCACAGGAACGCGCCCAGGCAGCCCTTGCCGTTAACGAGGCGCATGCATCGTTTGCGCTGGCACAGCAAAACCTGATGCGCATGACGCAGCTGCATGACGAGGGGGCGATCTCGGACCAAACCATGGATGAAAGTCGGAGCCAGTTCCAGGTCGCTCAGGCGCGATGGCAAACGGCGCAGCAGGCACAGAGCCTGACGGCTGAGGGCAGCCGCGCCGAAGACGTGCGTGCCGCTCAAGAGGCCGTGGCGCAAGCCGGCGCCGGCCTGAAATCGGCAAGAGCAGCCCTGCAGCAATCTCGGGCCATCGCGATGCAGGTCCAGGTGCGTCGGCAGGAGGTGATCAGCGCTCGGGCGCAGCTCGCACAATCGGCGGCATCGCTGAATGCAGCCGTGGTCACCTCGACGTACACCCGAATAACCGCGCCGTTTGACGGCGTCGTGGCGCAGCGGATGGCGGACCCAGGGGCGATGGCGGTGCCGGGCGTGCCACTGCTGACGGTTCAAGGTGGGCGGTTGCGCCTCCTGGTGCAAGCGCCGGAACGTGTATTGGGTCGGATCGCCGCGGGGAGCCTGGTACCGCTCAGCATTGGAGGCGGTTCATGGGTCATGGCGCCGGTTGCCGAGATCGCGCCGGAGGGTGACAACACCAGCCATACGTTCGCGGTCAAGATAGACCTGCCGAACTCGTACGATGGTGCCGTGGGCGCGTTTGGCCGGGCGAAGTTCGTCATTGGAGCACGGCGCGAGATCCTTGTGCCGCAAGCCGCGGTCATGTCGCGGCAGGGGCTGAGGTTTGTGATGGTCGCGGCGGCCGGCATCGTGCATCTAAGGCTTGTGGAGACCGGCGAACGGGTTGGCAAGCTCGTCGCCGTAAGCTCGGGCCTGAATGCAGGCGAACGGGTGGTTGCCGTTCCGGTCGAGGGACTTCGCGATGGCGCGAAGGTACAGCAATGA
- a CDS encoding helix-turn-helix transcriptional regulator gives MTNELIDMATLERVAPMIRAVAHPIRLRILDFLEHEGGPRNVTQIADAAAAPQAVVSQQLRILKDQHVLRAQRNGSFVLYQIEDASVLLLLQCIRRNQPRG, from the coding sequence ATGACCAACGAACTCATTGATATGGCCACCCTTGAACGCGTAGCGCCTATGATCCGCGCGGTCGCACATCCGATACGGTTGCGAATACTCGACTTCCTCGAACACGAAGGCGGGCCGCGCAACGTCACCCAGATCGCCGACGCAGCAGCCGCACCCCAGGCCGTGGTCAGCCAGCAGCTGCGAATCCTCAAGGACCAGCATGTGCTGCGCGCACAGCGCAACGGCAGCTTTGTGCTCTACCAGATCGAGGATGCGAGTGTGCTTCTTCTTCTGCAGTGCATCCGCCGGAATCAGCCGCGCGGGTGA